In Carcharodon carcharias isolate sCarCar2 chromosome 31, sCarCar2.pri, whole genome shotgun sequence, a genomic segment contains:
- the LOC121271613 gene encoding ferritin heavy chain-like, with protein MTSQIRQNYHQDCEAAINRQINMELYASYVYMSMYAFFDRDDVALKNFAKFFKHQSHEEREHAEKLMKFQNQRGGRVILQDVSKPDRDEWSNGLEAMRCALHLEKTVNQSLLELHKLASDKVDPHMCDFLETHYLDEQVQAIKKLGDFITNLVRMGAPQNGMAEYLFDKHSLEESS; from the exons ATGACTTCTCAAATCCGCCAGAATTACCACCAGGATTGCGAAGCGGCGATCAACCGCCAGATCAACATGGAGCTGTACGCTTCTTATGTCTACATGTCCATG TATGCCTTCTTTGACCGGGATGATGTTGCCCTGAAGAACTTCGCCAAGTTTTTCAAGCATCAATCCCACGAGGAACGGGAACATGCGGAGAAGCTGATGAAATTCCAAAACCAGCGTGGGGGCCGTGTCATTCTGCAGGACGTATCG AAACCTGACCGGGATGAGTGGAGCAATGGTCTGGAAGCGATGAGGTGCGCCCTGCATCTGGAGAAGACTGTGAATCAGTCCCTCCTGGAGCTTCACAAACTGGCTTCTGACAAGGTTGATCCTCAC ATGTGTGACTTCCTGGAGACTCACTACTTGGATGAGCAGGTCCAAGCTATCAAAAAGCTTGGGGATTTCATCACCAACCTGGTACGCATGGGGGCACCCCAGAATGGCATGGCTGAGTATCTCTTTGACAAGCATAGCCTGGAAGAGAGCAGCTAA